A portion of the Drosophila innubila isolate TH190305 chromosome 3L unlocalized genomic scaffold, UK_Dinn_1.0 0_D_3L, whole genome shotgun sequence genome contains these proteins:
- the LOC117788981 gene encoding MOB kinase activator-like 2 isoform X6, which yields MRSIIDYTQIKARRKERDGDQNSTDTKLYLEESVLERKLPEADLKALVDLPAGLDYNEWLASHTLALFEHVNLVYGTISEFCTQSGCADMTGPGNRTYLWFDEKGKKTRVAAPQYIDYVMTFTQKTVSDESIFPTKYANEFPGSFESIARKILRLQFHVIAHLYAAHFREIALLGLHTHLNLTFMHLTALHRRFNLIDEKETDVLRDLEVALRLTDDNTSVCGQDATATTATETNNSSNCEQLQQQQQQQHNNSSNNSNSSAEALHVNSQQHSTSGNTTTTATTTSATPSLIDGDAAAPPICTQPEAGAGGKPLGSGNLLGGILGDLTSGEFGDTTRYCTSAVPSTQHATLDATSATGATVATNGAGALHLNFSNNNSNNHNLNHYQPHQHHHHHHHHHHHHHGHPHPQTHLQHATSQAAQSTQHSGLIQCNAAGAAAGGGATASSSNSNSSSSNNTTATT from the exons AAAAGCGCGTCGCAAAGAACGCGATGGCGATCAAAATTCAACAGATACCAAATTGTATTTGGAGGAGAGCGTCCTAGAACGTAAACTACCTGAAGCTGATCTCAAAGCCCTTGTCGATCTTCCAGCTGGCTTGGACTACAATGAATGGCTGGCCTCACACA CTTTGGCTCTCTTCGAGCATGTGAACTTGGTCTATGGAACTATTAGTGAATTTTGTACACAATCCGGTTGCGCAGACATGACCGGACCAGGCAACAG AACGTACTTATGGTTCGATGAGAAGGGGAAGAAGACGCGGGTCGCAGCGCCGCAATATATTGACTATGTGATGACCTTCACACAGAAGACGGTCAGCGATGAGTCGATATTTCCAACCAAATACGCGAACGAATTCCCAGGATCGTTCGAATCGATAGCCCGGAAAATATTACGCTTGCAATTTCATGTGATAGCGCATCTGTATGCGGCGCATTTCAGAGAAATCGCGCTGCTCGGCTTGCACACCCATTTAAATTTGACGTTCATGCACCTCACGGCCTTGCATCGCCGCTTCAATCTGATTGACGAGAAGGAGACGGACGTGTTGCGTGATCTGGAGGTGGCGCTGCGTCTCACCGATGACAACACTAGTGTTTGTGGACAagatgcaacagcaacaactgcaacagaaaCTAACAACAGTTCCAACTGCgaacagttgcagcagcagcagcaacaacagcacaacaacagcagcaacaacagcaattcaTCTGCAGAGGCGTTGCATGTCAATTCGCAACAACATAGCACCAGcggcaacacaacaacaacagcaacaacaacatcagcaacgcCATCATTGATCGATGGCGATGCCGCTGCGCCGCCAATTTGTACACAGCCGGAGGCTGGGGCGGGTGGAAAACCACTTGGCAGCGGTAACTTATTGGGTGGCATACTGGGCGATTTGACGAGCGGTGAATTTGGTGATACAACACGTTACTGCACCTCGGCAGTGCCGTCAACACAACATGCAACGTTGGATGCAACGTCGGCAACGGGggcaacagtggcaacaaaTGGCGCTGGCgcattacatttaaattttagcaacaataacagcaacaatcacaaTTTGAATCACTATCAACcacatcagcatcatcatcatcatcaccaccatcaccatcatcatcatggaCATCCGCATCCACAAACCCATCTGCAACATGCCACATCGCAGGCAGCGCAGTCAACGCAACACAGCGGCCTCATACAATGCAATGCGGCGGGTGCAGCGGCGGGAGGTGGTGCCACCGCcagcagtagcaacagcaacagcagcagcagcaacaacaccacagcaaccacatag
- the LOC117788981 gene encoding MOB kinase activator-like 2 isoform X5 gives MKELPNHKLPKIIEYETQSIIDNKFDSKSEKSKTRATTTTTTTTTTVPPAPASFVIKCLLRTARFMWQVTTIPAKIGDTIGTLYRYAQDSVDTFLCVAGKARRKERDGDQNSTDTKLYLEESVLERKLPEADLKALVDLPAGLDYNEWLASHTLALFEHVNLVYGTISEFCTQSGCADMTGPGNRTYLWFDEKGKKTRVAAPQYIDYVMTFTQKTVSDESIFPTKYANEFPGSFESIARKILRLQFHVIAHLYAAHFREIALLGLHTHLNLTFMHLTALHRRFNLIDEKETDVLRDLEVALRLTDDNTSVCGQDATATTATETNNSSNCEQLQQQQQQQHNNSSNNSNSSAEALHVNSQQHSTSGNTTTTATTTSATPSLIDGDAAAPPICTQPEAGAGGKPLGSGNLLGGILGDLTSGEFGDTTRYCTSAVPSTQHATLDATSATGATVATNGAGALHLNFSNNNSNNHNLNHYQPHQHHHHHHHHHHHHHGHPHPQTHLQHATSQAAQSTQHSGLIQCNAAGAAAGGGATASSSNSNSSSSNNTTATT, from the exons atgaaaGAATTGCCAAATCACAAGTTGccaaaaattatagaatacGAAACGCAATCCATAATCGATAACAAATTCGATAGCAAATCTGAAAAGTCAAagacaagagcaacaacaacgacaacaacaacaacaacaacagttccTCCCGCACCTGCATCATTTGTGATTAAATGTCTGTTGCGAACCGCACGATTTATGTGGCAAGTGACAACGATACCCGCCAAAATCGGTGATACCATAGGCACCCTGTATCGCTATGCGCAGGATTCGGTTGACACTTTTCTATGCGTAGCTGG AAAAGCGCGTCGCAAAGAACGCGATGGCGATCAAAATTCAACAGATACCAAATTGTATTTGGAGGAGAGCGTCCTAGAACGTAAACTACCTGAAGCTGATCTCAAAGCCCTTGTCGATCTTCCAGCTGGCTTGGACTACAATGAATGGCTGGCCTCACACA CTTTGGCTCTCTTCGAGCATGTGAACTTGGTCTATGGAACTATTAGTGAATTTTGTACACAATCCGGTTGCGCAGACATGACCGGACCAGGCAACAG AACGTACTTATGGTTCGATGAGAAGGGGAAGAAGACGCGGGTCGCAGCGCCGCAATATATTGACTATGTGATGACCTTCACACAGAAGACGGTCAGCGATGAGTCGATATTTCCAACCAAATACGCGAACGAATTCCCAGGATCGTTCGAATCGATAGCCCGGAAAATATTACGCTTGCAATTTCATGTGATAGCGCATCTGTATGCGGCGCATTTCAGAGAAATCGCGCTGCTCGGCTTGCACACCCATTTAAATTTGACGTTCATGCACCTCACGGCCTTGCATCGCCGCTTCAATCTGATTGACGAGAAGGAGACGGACGTGTTGCGTGATCTGGAGGTGGCGCTGCGTCTCACCGATGACAACACTAGTGTTTGTGGACAagatgcaacagcaacaactgcaacagaaaCTAACAACAGTTCCAACTGCgaacagttgcagcagcagcagcaacaacagcacaacaacagcagcaacaacagcaattcaTCTGCAGAGGCGTTGCATGTCAATTCGCAACAACATAGCACCAGcggcaacacaacaacaacagcaacaacaacatcagcaacgcCATCATTGATCGATGGCGATGCCGCTGCGCCGCCAATTTGTACACAGCCGGAGGCTGGGGCGGGTGGAAAACCACTTGGCAGCGGTAACTTATTGGGTGGCATACTGGGCGATTTGACGAGCGGTGAATTTGGTGATACAACACGTTACTGCACCTCGGCAGTGCCGTCAACACAACATGCAACGTTGGATGCAACGTCGGCAACGGGggcaacagtggcaacaaaTGGCGCTGGCgcattacatttaaattttagcaacaataacagcaacaatcacaaTTTGAATCACTATCAACcacatcagcatcatcatcatcatcaccaccatcaccatcatcatcatggaCATCCGCATCCACAAACCCATCTGCAACATGCCACATCGCAGGCAGCGCAGTCAACGCAACACAGCGGCCTCATACAATGCAATGCGGCGGGTGCAGCGGCGGGAGGTGGTGCCACCGCcagcagtagcaacagcaacagcagcagcagcaacaacaccacagcaaccacatag
- the LOC117788981 gene encoding MOB kinase activator-like 2 isoform X7, with protein sequence MGKARRKERDGDQNSTDTKLYLEESVLERKLPEADLKALVDLPAGLDYNEWLASHTLALFEHVNLVYGTISEFCTQSGCADMTGPGNRTYLWFDEKGKKTRVAAPQYIDYVMTFTQKTVSDESIFPTKYANEFPGSFESIARKILRLQFHVIAHLYAAHFREIALLGLHTHLNLTFMHLTALHRRFNLIDEKETDVLRDLEVALRLTDDNTSVCGQDATATTATETNNSSNCEQLQQQQQQQHNNSSNNSNSSAEALHVNSQQHSTSGNTTTTATTTSATPSLIDGDAAAPPICTQPEAGAGGKPLGSGNLLGGILGDLTSGEFGDTTRYCTSAVPSTQHATLDATSATGATVATNGAGALHLNFSNNNSNNHNLNHYQPHQHHHHHHHHHHHHHGHPHPQTHLQHATSQAAQSTQHSGLIQCNAAGAAAGGGATASSSNSNSSSSNNTTATT encoded by the exons AAAAGCGCGTCGCAAAGAACGCGATGGCGATCAAAATTCAACAGATACCAAATTGTATTTGGAGGAGAGCGTCCTAGAACGTAAACTACCTGAAGCTGATCTCAAAGCCCTTGTCGATCTTCCAGCTGGCTTGGACTACAATGAATGGCTGGCCTCACACA CTTTGGCTCTCTTCGAGCATGTGAACTTGGTCTATGGAACTATTAGTGAATTTTGTACACAATCCGGTTGCGCAGACATGACCGGACCAGGCAACAG AACGTACTTATGGTTCGATGAGAAGGGGAAGAAGACGCGGGTCGCAGCGCCGCAATATATTGACTATGTGATGACCTTCACACAGAAGACGGTCAGCGATGAGTCGATATTTCCAACCAAATACGCGAACGAATTCCCAGGATCGTTCGAATCGATAGCCCGGAAAATATTACGCTTGCAATTTCATGTGATAGCGCATCTGTATGCGGCGCATTTCAGAGAAATCGCGCTGCTCGGCTTGCACACCCATTTAAATTTGACGTTCATGCACCTCACGGCCTTGCATCGCCGCTTCAATCTGATTGACGAGAAGGAGACGGACGTGTTGCGTGATCTGGAGGTGGCGCTGCGTCTCACCGATGACAACACTAGTGTTTGTGGACAagatgcaacagcaacaactgcaacagaaaCTAACAACAGTTCCAACTGCgaacagttgcagcagcagcagcaacaacagcacaacaacagcagcaacaacagcaattcaTCTGCAGAGGCGTTGCATGTCAATTCGCAACAACATAGCACCAGcggcaacacaacaacaacagcaacaacaacatcagcaacgcCATCATTGATCGATGGCGATGCCGCTGCGCCGCCAATTTGTACACAGCCGGAGGCTGGGGCGGGTGGAAAACCACTTGGCAGCGGTAACTTATTGGGTGGCATACTGGGCGATTTGACGAGCGGTGAATTTGGTGATACAACACGTTACTGCACCTCGGCAGTGCCGTCAACACAACATGCAACGTTGGATGCAACGTCGGCAACGGGggcaacagtggcaacaaaTGGCGCTGGCgcattacatttaaattttagcaacaataacagcaacaatcacaaTTTGAATCACTATCAACcacatcagcatcatcatcatcatcaccaccatcaccatcatcatcatggaCATCCGCATCCACAAACCCATCTGCAACATGCCACATCGCAGGCAGCGCAGTCAACGCAACACAGCGGCCTCATACAATGCAATGCGGCGGGTGCAGCGGCGGGAGGTGGTGCCACCGCcagcagtagcaacagcaacagcagcagcagcaacaacaccacagcaaccacatag